Proteins encoded together in one Methanobrevibacter sp. window:
- a CDS encoding alanine--glyoxylate aminotransferase family protein: MLNFTVGPVMSSESVRKIGGEQTPYFRNDEFSKVMIENEELMKEFVYSSDDSRVVFITGSGTASMETTVMNVFDENDKVLIVNGGGFGQRFVDLCNIHNIANDEIKLDFGSDITKEILDSYSDKGYTGFLVNICETSSGVYYNLDLISDFCKENNIFLVVDAISSFLANPLNMQEQNIDVVITGSQKALACPPGVSIIVLGPNALKRVEDNQVKSMYFDIKDMLKNGERGQTPFTPAVGILLQINQRLKEIESQGGVESEVERIKSLAEDFRDRISDLPLEIKTESLSNSVTAIFCKSENASVIVDKLKLEYNIWVNPNGGDIKDKMFRVGHIGDLTIDDNDKLIDALHDLEKRGILHD, translated from the coding sequence ATGTTAAATTTCACTGTTGGTCCTGTAATGAGTAGTGAGTCTGTTAGAAAAATTGGAGGTGAACAGACTCCTTATTTTAGAAACGATGAATTTTCAAAAGTAATGATTGAAAATGAAGAACTGATGAAAGAGTTTGTATATTCTAGTGATGATTCAAGAGTAGTATTCATTACTGGATCTGGCACCGCTTCTATGGAAACCACGGTTATGAATGTCTTTGATGAGAATGATAAGGTTTTAATTGTTAATGGAGGGGGTTTTGGTCAGAGATTTGTTGATTTATGTAATATTCACAATATTGCAAACGATGAGATAAAACTCGATTTTGGAAGTGATATTACAAAAGAAATTCTTGATTCATATTCAGATAAAGGATATACTGGATTTTTAGTTAACATTTGTGAGACTAGCTCCGGAGTATATTATAATTTGGATTTGATAAGTGATTTTTGCAAAGAAAATAACATTTTCTTGGTTGTTGATGCTATTAGCTCATTTTTGGCCAATCCATTAAACATGCAAGAACAAAACATCGATGTTGTCATTACAGGTTCTCAAAAAGCTTTGGCTTGCCCTCCGGGTGTTTCTATTATTGTTTTGGGCCCCAATGCTTTAAAAAGGGTTGAAGATAATCAAGTCAAATCAATGTATTTTGACATAAAAGACATGTTAAAAAATGGTGAAAGGGGTCAAACTCCATTTACTCCTGCAGTAGGTATATTATTGCAAATTAATCAAAGACTAAAAGAAATCGAATCTCAAGGTGGTGTAGAATCGGAGGTTGAAAGGATAAAAAGTCTAGCTGAAGATTTTAGAGATAGGATTTCTGATTTGCCATTGGAGATTAAAACAGAATCTCTATCCAATTCAGTTACTGCAATCTTTTGTAAAAGTGAAAATGCTTCTGTGATTGTGGATAAATTAAAATTAGAGTATAATATTTGGGTAAATCCAAATGGTGGAGATATTAAAGATAAAATGTTTAGAGTGGGGCATATTGGTGATTTAACAATTGATGATAATGATAAATTAATCGATGCGTTACATGATTTAGAAAAACGAGGTATACTTCATGATTAA
- a CDS encoding phosphorylcholine transferase LicD gives MDFSKLYKKLPKKIQKSETLLLYGMRLAKFAHSKSSPSYPKPNEMSNFLIKHTNIKVTGTLKDVQSLYVELLRFIDNICKKYDMEYCLLYGTLLGGIRHNGFIPWDDDCDILMMRSDYNKLIEILPKEISKHEFFKENCTLTRLINREENYYKDFHSAYDKEVGHDKFFNQPGLGRSAFLQLGWLKPMVKLDIFPFDYIKEESVDYYTKNYLGHKYYLRNLYYEKDFSFEKEFNERYEKLGLTPHKTNFIGEGLDGSYIEDAGVIDSNVIFPLKTTKFEGYELKIPNKPIEFLKLWFGEDYMNIPDNIVMHHYSEYNQTLFETQEELDLEFKKVIAYLKEINDNFE, from the coding sequence ATGGATTTTAGTAAACTCTATAAAAAATTACCTAAAAAAATTCAAAAATCTGAAACTCTTTTATTATATGGCATGAGACTTGCAAAATTTGCACATTCAAAAAGTAGTCCCAGTTACCCGAAACCAAATGAAATGTCAAATTTTCTAATTAAACATACGAATATAAAAGTTACAGGTACACTTAAAGATGTCCAATCATTATATGTTGAATTATTAAGATTTATTGACAATATATGTAAAAAATATGATATGGAATATTGTTTACTATATGGAACTCTTTTAGGAGGTATTCGTCATAATGGTTTCATACCATGGGACGACGATTGTGATATTTTAATGATGAGATCTGATTACAATAAATTAATTGAGATATTGCCTAAAGAAATTAGCAAACATGAATTCTTTAAAGAAAATTGTACTTTAACTAGATTAATTAATCGTGAAGAAAATTATTATAAAGATTTTCATAGTGCATATGATAAAGAAGTTGGACATGATAAATTTTTTAATCAACCAGGGTTAGGAAGGTCTGCATTTTTACAGTTAGGTTGGTTAAAACCTATGGTAAAATTAGATATATTTCCATTTGACTATATAAAAGAAGAATCAGTAGATTATTATACAAAAAATTACTTAGGCCACAAATATTATCTTAGAAATTTATATTATGAAAAGGATTTCTCTTTTGAAAAAGAATTTAATGAAAGATATGAAAAATTAGGATTAACACCACATAAAACAAATTTCATTGGCGAAGGATTAGATGGATCCTACATCGAAGATGCTGGTGTTATTGATTCCAATGTCATATTCCCTTTGAAAACTACAAAATTTGAAGGATATGAGTTAAAAATTCCAAATAAACCTATAGAATTCCTTAAATTATGGTTCGGGGAAGATTATATGAATATTCCCGATAACATTGTAATGCACCATTATAGTGAATATAACCAAACATTATTTGAAACACAAGAAGAACTAGATTTGGAATTTAAAAAGGTCATTGCTTATTTAAAAGAAATAAATGATAATTTTGAATAA
- a CDS encoding 2-C-methyl-D-erythritol 4-phosphate cytidylyltransferase produces MICAAMLAGGIGTRLEQGKPKQFVYINNKPILVHSVEKFLNVAKFDKIIVSSPKEFIGETKELIEEHFPKNDKLVVIEGGLTRNGTILNSIKYMKDQNCEKDSILVTHDASRIFVSEKLIEDSIKYAIEVGAASAVIPATDVIFESKEKGKLTDIPLRKYLLHAQTPQSFNIDKFLEIYTDLSEDEIAKLDEAMMLFYLRNADVKLFRGDQGNFKITRPFDITLAEAIFKNSHASK; encoded by the coding sequence ATGATTTGCGCAGCCATGTTAGCGGGAGGAATAGGAACTAGATTAGAACAAGGGAAACCTAAACAATTTGTTTATATTAATAATAAACCTATCCTTGTTCATTCAGTAGAAAAATTCTTAAATGTTGCAAAATTTGATAAGATTATTGTTTCCTCTCCAAAAGAGTTTATTGGTGAAACAAAAGAATTAATTGAGGAACATTTCCCAAAAAATGATAAACTTGTAGTTATTGAAGGTGGCTTAACTCGTAATGGAACCATTTTGAATTCTATTAAGTATATGAAAGACCAAAATTGCGAAAAAGATTCTATTTTAGTAACTCATGATGCATCAAGGATATTTGTATCTGAAAAACTAATTGAAGACAGTATTAAATATGCAATTGAAGTTGGTGCGGCTAGTGCAGTAATACCTGCTACAGATGTTATATTTGAATCTAAAGAAAAAGGAAAACTCACTGATATTCCATTAAGGAAATATCTACTTCATGCACAAACTCCGCAATCATTTAATATTGATAAATTCTTAGAAATTTACACAGATTTATCTGAGGATGAAATTGCTAAATTAGATGAGGCAATGATGCTTTTCTATTTAAGAAATGCGGATGTGAAGTTATTTCGGGGTGATCAAGGTAATTTTAAAATAACTCGTCCTTTTGATATTACCTTAGCAGAAGCTATTTTTAAAAATTCACATGCTTCTAAATAA
- a CDS encoding adenylyltransferase/cytidyltransferase family protein: MIKVITYGTYDLFHYGHQRLLERAKELGDYLIVGVTADDFDKQRGKINVKQSLMERIESVRATGLADEIVIEEYEGQKIDDIKRFEVDIFTVGSDWVGHFDYLKEYCDVVYLDRTEGVSSSDIRSKNRSVNLGLVGEGNILKKFYDESKFVNGIGVNAILMDNEEERKCYENDDLTFAEDYDELLNLVDAVYIVSHPTKHYAQIKKALNKGKHVLCESPFALKKGEYIELENLAFKNDLILMDSIKTAYSTAYNRLLLLLKGGKIGDVYSIDATCTSLREYDDNSWSSITAWAPTALLPIFQILGTDYKNKSINSLILEDKPNFDLFTKIDFQYENAVASIKVANGVKSEGELIISGSEGYAYVPAPWWKTDYFELRYENQEDNKKYFYQLDGEGIRYELVAFAKSIEIGKSNAYIDFEVSKAICKIMEDFENNDVNSIKKY; this comes from the coding sequence ATGATTAAGGTTATAACATATGGGACATATGATTTGTTCCATTATGGACATCAAAGATTGCTGGAACGAGCAAAGGAATTAGGGGATTATTTGATTGTTGGTGTTACTGCAGATGATTTTGACAAGCAAAGAGGTAAAATCAATGTAAAACAATCATTGATGGAAAGAATAGAATCTGTAAGAGCAACAGGGTTGGCCGATGAAATTGTCATTGAAGAATATGAAGGCCAGAAAATTGATGATATAAAAAGATTTGAAGTAGATATTTTCACTGTCGGGTCTGATTGGGTTGGACACTTTGATTATCTTAAAGAATATTGTGATGTGGTTTATCTTGATAGGACTGAAGGTGTTTCAAGTTCGGATATCAGATCCAAGAACAGAAGTGTTAATTTAGGTCTTGTTGGTGAAGGAAATATCTTGAAAAAATTTTATGATGAATCTAAATTTGTTAATGGAATTGGAGTAAATGCAATTCTAATGGATAATGAAGAGGAAAGGAAATGCTATGAAAACGATGATTTAACATTTGCTGAGGATTATGATGAATTGTTAAACCTTGTTGATGCAGTTTATATTGTTTCTCATCCTACTAAACATTATGCACAAATTAAAAAAGCATTAAATAAAGGTAAACATGTTTTATGCGAATCTCCTTTTGCATTAAAAAAGGGAGAGTATATTGAACTTGAAAATTTAGCTTTTAAAAATGATTTAATATTGATGGACTCAATTAAAACTGCTTACTCTACTGCATATAATAGATTGTTGTTGTTGCTTAAAGGTGGAAAAATTGGTGACGTTTACTCTATTGATGCAACATGTACAAGTTTAAGGGAGTATGATGATAATTCTTGGAGTAGTATCACAGCATGGGCGCCAACAGCACTTTTACCGATTTTCCAAATTTTAGGCACTGATTATAAGAATAAATCAATTAACTCATTAATTTTAGAAGATAAACCAAATTTTGATTTATTTACAAAAATTGATTTTCAATATGAAAATGCTGTTGCATCAATTAAAGTTGCAAATGGCGTAAAATCCGAAGGAGAATTAATAATCTCAGGTTCTGAGGGGTATGCTTATGTTCCTGCTCCATGGTGGAAAACAGATTATTTTGAGTTAAGGTATGAAAACCAAGAAGACAATAAAAAGTATTTCTACCAGTTAGATGGTGAAGGAATAAGATATGAGCTTGTGGCATTTGCAAAATCGATTGAAATTGGAAAAAGTAATGCATACATAGATTTTGAAGTTTCAAAAGCAATTTGCAAGATAATGGAAGATTTTGAAAATAATGATGTAAATAGTATTAAGAAATACTGA
- a CDS encoding phosphorylcholine transferase LicD — protein MSVGEFKKYSDEEIKHLQEIELMILKDVVSILDKHNLKYYMYGGSLLGTIRHKGFIPWDDDIDIILFRDDFDKALDILYNELPEKYDLIQMDYIEDCFGSFAKVSLKNTTFSRWYTSYVKYELGINIDLFILDNIPKSDFLGKLHHYGYIFFYQFVINSCIKVDMYTKFRTKLHHAVYDILNFIPINRRTWKKLLTKEMTFFNNKKTERVVDCFNLAGYMPYQRDDFEPAIKAKFEDFEVKIPKNYDKILTQIYGDYMKVPPKEDRYNAAPEILDFGEY, from the coding sequence ATGAGTGTAGGGGAATTTAAAAAGTATTCTGATGAAGAAATAAAGCATTTGCAAGAAATTGAATTAATGATTCTCAAAGATGTTGTAAGTATTTTAGATAAACATAATTTAAAATATTATATGTATGGAGGTTCTCTTTTAGGAACCATTAGACATAAAGGTTTTATTCCTTGGGATGATGATATTGATATCATTTTATTTAGAGATGATTTTGATAAAGCGTTAGATATCCTCTACAATGAGTTACCTGAAAAATACGATCTTATTCAAATGGATTACATTGAGGATTGCTTTGGCTCCTTTGCAAAAGTCTCACTAAAAAATACTACCTTTAGCCGTTGGTATACTTCGTATGTTAAATATGAACTGGGAATTAATATCGATTTATTTATATTGGATAATATTCCTAAAAGTGACTTTTTAGGCAAATTGCATCATTATGGATATATCTTTTTTTACCAATTTGTTATTAATTCATGTATTAAGGTGGATATGTACACTAAATTTAGAACTAAATTGCATCATGCAGTTTATGATATTTTAAATTTTATCCCAATAAATCGTAGAACTTGGAAGAAATTACTCACAAAAGAAATGACTTTTTTTAACAATAAAAAAACTGAAAGAGTTGTGGATTGTTTTAATCTAGCAGGATATATGCCTTATCAAAGAGATGATTTTGAACCCGCAATCAAAGCTAAATTTGAAGATTTTGAAGTTAAAATTCCAAAAAATTATGATAAAATTCTAACTCAGATTTATGGGGATTATATGAAAGTTCCTCCAAAGGAAGATAGGTATAATGCAGCTCCTGAAATTCTAGATTTTGGGGAGTATTAG
- a CDS encoding phosphorylcholine transferase LicD, whose product MIKSKRYDDETLKHLQQVEMKLFKYFIEVCEEHDLTYFMYAGSLLGTIRHQGFIPWDDDIDVIMFREDFEKLNKIFEKNIDEKYGFFNVLNEETYHYTWGRLTLKNTLFKEWWADQVDYTPNIFLDIFILDNVPNNKFKKFIHRWTCFSLNQLTMYSILKFKNNSKIKELVQQTIYYTLKIIPISPSTIKKKCVKSFSKYQYENCEEVCDFPSENLMPISFKTDWLPIKKAKFEDLEVNIPNNYDKILRMDFNNYMELPPEESRFNPAPEEIDFGKY is encoded by the coding sequence ATGATTAAATCAAAACGATACGATGACGAAACATTGAAACATTTACAACAAGTCGAAATGAAACTTTTTAAATATTTCATTGAAGTTTGTGAAGAACACGATTTAACCTATTTTATGTATGCCGGGAGTTTGCTTGGAACTATAAGACATCAAGGATTCATTCCATGGGATGACGATATTGATGTAATCATGTTTAGAGAAGACTTTGAAAAATTAAATAAGATTTTTGAAAAGAACATTGATGAAAAATATGGATTTTTTAATGTTTTAAATGAGGAAACATACCATTATACCTGGGGAAGATTAACGCTAAAAAATACTCTTTTTAAGGAATGGTGGGCTGACCAAGTTGATTATACGCCAAACATCTTCCTTGATATTTTTATTTTGGATAATGTTCCAAATAACAAATTTAAAAAGTTCATCCATAGATGGACATGTTTTTCATTAAACCAGTTAACAATGTATTCCATACTTAAATTTAAAAACAATTCTAAAATAAAAGAACTAGTTCAACAGACAATATATTATACATTAAAGATAATTCCTATCTCACCATCCACAATAAAGAAAAAATGCGTGAAATCATTTTCCAAATACCAATATGAAAACTGTGAAGAGGTATGCGATTTCCCATCCGAAAATTTGATGCCCATTTCTTTTAAAACCGATTGGTTGCCTATAAAAAAAGCAAAATTCGAAGATTTAGAAGTGAACATACCTAATAATTATGATAAGATATTAAGGATGGATTTTAACAATTACATGGAGTTACCTCCAGAAGAATCCAGATTTAATCCTGCTCCAGAGGAAATTGATTTTGGAAAATACTAA
- a CDS encoding NAD(P)H-dependent glycerol-3-phosphate dehydrogenase codes for MFSNIGVVGAGAMGTAISQTICENTQNVLLYARREEIVNSINKTHFNRDYFPNIRLEENIIAINDLKELKDAELIFLTLPSSTIREVSRNLKDIISDDCVLVNTAKGLEKGSQKRMSEVIEEEIGRSAAVLSGPNIASEMVERTFSSASVACKNKEYLEKVNKALSTSKFKVSASDDVIGVEYCGVIKNVIAISQGICEGMKINDNARFSVFTKTYNETKDLIEKFGGNRSTVDDYCGFGDIITASTLNVSRNHTLGVLYGQKIVIDEKESGVLFEGKNTIIIMKELCEQYNIDCATVDFTYDVIINRINPKKAFVKFWDKL; via the coding sequence ATGTTTTCGAATATCGGTGTTGTTGGTGCAGGTGCTATGGGAACAGCTATTTCCCAAACTATTTGTGAAAATACTCAAAATGTTTTATTATATGCTAGGCGGGAAGAAATTGTTAATTCAATAAATAAAACTCATTTTAATAGGGATTATTTTCCAAATATTCGTTTAGAAGAAAATATTATTGCTATTAATGATTTAAAAGAGTTAAAAGATGCTGAATTAATCTTTTTAACATTACCTTCATCTACGATTAGGGAAGTTTCCCGTAATTTAAAGGATATTATTTCTGATGATTGTGTTCTTGTTAATACAGCAAAAGGTTTGGAAAAAGGATCTCAAAAAAGAATGAGTGAGGTTATTGAAGAAGAAATTGGCAGGTCTGCTGCAGTGTTGTCTGGACCCAATATTGCTTCTGAAATGGTTGAACGGACATTCTCTTCCGCATCTGTTGCATGTAAAAATAAAGAATACCTTGAAAAAGTTAATAAAGCATTGTCCACTTCTAAATTCAAAGTTTCTGCGAGTGATGATGTGATTGGCGTAGAATATTGTGGTGTTATTAAGAATGTAATTGCAATTTCACAAGGGATTTGTGAAGGAATGAAAATAAATGATAATGCACGTTTTTCAGTATTTACAAAAACTTATAATGAAACAAAAGATTTAATTGAAAAATTTGGTGGGAATCGCAGTACTGTTGATGATTACTGCGGTTTTGGAGATATTATTACAGCTTCAACTTTAAATGTAAGTAGAAATCATACTTTAGGCGTTTTATATGGTCAAAAAATTGTTATTGACGAGAAGGAATCAGGAGTTCTTTTTGAAGGAAAAAACACAATCATTATAATGAAAGAATTATGCGAACAATATAATATTGATTGTGCAACAGTTGATTTTACTTATGATGTAATTATTAATAGAATTAATCCAAAAAAAGCATTTGTAAAGTTTTGGGATAAATTATAA